One segment of Candidatus Fermentibacter sp. DNA contains the following:
- the tsaE gene encoding tRNA (adenosine(37)-N6)-threonylcarbamoyltransferase complex ATPase subunit type 1 TsaE, producing the protein MLLDLAGLEDLARGTAGMIRPGDAVLLVGDLGAGKSVFARALLRELGVEGDIPSPSFIVDAEYSSRGLSIHHVDLYRLGGSAGELEAFGILDLLASDSVAVVEWADRLPEGAACSGFRVVLGFTGDPLVREVGFERFGLAGNRHDPEAGFRGTPGG; encoded by the coding sequence GTGCTCCTCGACCTCGCGGGCCTCGAGGACCTGGCGCGGGGAACCGCAGGGATGATACGTCCCGGCGATGCCGTGCTCCTGGTGGGCGATCTGGGGGCGGGGAAGTCGGTCTTCGCGAGGGCGCTGCTCAGGGAGCTGGGCGTGGAGGGCGACATCCCATCGCCCAGCTTCATCGTGGACGCGGAGTACTCCTCCCGCGGCCTCTCGATCCACCACGTGGATCTCTACAGGCTCGGCGGAAGCGCCGGGGAGCTGGAGGCATTCGGCATACTGGACCTCCTGGCTTCGGATTCCGTCGCCGTCGTGGAATGGGCCGACAGGCTGCCCGAAGGGGCCGCCTGCTCGGGTTTCAGGGTGGTCCTGGGTTTCACCGGTGATCCGCTCGTGAGGGAGGTCGGGTTTGAGCGGTTCGGTCTGGCTGGGAATAGACACGACCCAGAGGCCGGGTTCCGTGGCACTCCTGGAGGATGA
- the tsaB gene encoding tRNA (adenosine(37)-N6)-threonylcarbamoyltransferase complex dimerization subunit type 1 TsaB: protein MSGSVWLGIDTTQRPGSVALLEDDGRPVQIDLRDDLSTSESLLPAIRDLLEKAGIEGSGLSGIGACLGPGSYTGLRICAATASGLSSGWGVPAKGVPVLRAIAYSSGSDAPVLAVVRAREGEVFAAAFESGDPFSRELLPPGVYTCEAAAAWLDARPGSACEGPGATMIRPGIGPSHCLAPGASVTARLAAAYCAASGPDRSLRPLYLRSFRQKAATGVS, encoded by the coding sequence TTGAGCGGTTCGGTCTGGCTGGGAATAGACACGACCCAGAGGCCGGGTTCCGTGGCACTCCTGGAGGATGACGGGAGACCCGTCCAGATCGATCTCCGGGATGATCTGTCCACGTCGGAATCCCTGCTTCCTGCGATTCGTGATCTCCTGGAGAAGGCCGGCATCGAAGGGAGCGGGCTCTCGGGCATAGGCGCCTGCCTCGGACCGGGATCCTACACCGGCCTGCGCATATGCGCCGCGACGGCCTCCGGGCTTTCATCCGGCTGGGGGGTGCCCGCGAAGGGCGTGCCCGTGCTGCGCGCCATCGCGTACTCCTCCGGGTCGGACGCCCCGGTCCTGGCCGTCGTGAGGGCGAGGGAGGGCGAAGTGTTCGCCGCCGCCTTCGAATCCGGCGATCCCTTCTCGCGGGAGCTGCTGCCTCCTGGGGTCTATACCTGCGAGGCCGCCGCGGCCTGGCTCGATGCCCGCCCGGGCTCGGCCTGCGAGGGCCCCGGAGCCACGATGATCCGTCCCGGGATCGGTCCCTCTCACTGCCTCGCACCCGGCGCGTCGGTCACGGCCCGGCTCGCCGCGGCGTACTGCGCCGCCTCGGGCCCGGACAGGTCCCTGAGGCCTCTCTATCTGAGGAGCTTCAGACAGAAGGCGGCGACCGGTGTATCCTGA
- a CDS encoding GNAT family N-acetyltransferase — MYPETRRGRPGDAAAIARIERASFPDPWPPDVFEECLEPWSGISTWIAADAGRIIGYVCAAIPSPGVLHVANLCVTRSARRMGVGRLLLETAEDWGAASGCRACFLEVRCTNRAAVGLYIRKGYTPCGHLPGYYGPRRHGLRLVRGLEAGNPGKAALAGALAGRLGAAPPVGIVLGSGLSWVADLFGEGESISWEDLPGMSGDALPGHPGRIVTSSCGRFVFLLGRRHHYQGFSGNGITMLPESLADLGVSTWILTSSAGAVSRSLAVGDAVVFRDHVNLSGCVPDVRSRIPSPLYSMPLRRIAAEAAGRTGARVSEGLFACVSGPAYETVAELDLLRRMGVDAVSMSTAPEALALAARGCDVLGLAFVTNTCGPGEEVTHQAVLDAQGIIRSSLGPFLGALLGGAAAHALR; from the coding sequence GTGTATCCTGAGACTAGGCGCGGACGCCCCGGCGATGCCGCAGCGATAGCGAGGATAGAACGCGCGTCCTTCCCGGACCCCTGGCCGCCCGACGTGTTCGAGGAGTGCCTCGAGCCCTGGTCGGGCATCTCGACCTGGATCGCGGCAGACGCCGGCAGGATCATCGGATACGTCTGCGCCGCGATCCCCTCTCCGGGAGTCCTCCACGTCGCGAACCTCTGCGTCACCCGGTCCGCGAGGCGGATGGGCGTCGGCAGGCTCCTGCTCGAGACCGCCGAGGACTGGGGGGCGGCCTCGGGCTGCAGGGCCTGCTTCCTCGAAGTCAGGTGCACCAACAGGGCGGCCGTCGGCCTCTACATCAGGAAGGGCTACACGCCATGCGGGCATCTGCCCGGGTATTACGGCCCCCGGAGGCACGGGCTGCGCCTCGTGAGGGGCCTCGAGGCCGGGAATCCCGGGAAGGCGGCGCTGGCCGGAGCCCTGGCCGGCCGGCTGGGAGCCGCCCCGCCGGTGGGGATCGTGCTGGGTTCCGGCCTCTCGTGGGTGGCCGACCTCTTCGGGGAAGGGGAGTCGATCTCCTGGGAGGACCTGCCCGGCATGTCGGGCGACGCTCTGCCCGGGCACCCGGGCCGGATCGTGACCAGCTCCTGCGGCAGGTTCGTGTTCCTCCTCGGCAGGAGGCATCACTATCAGGGCTTTTCCGGAAACGGGATCACGATGCTGCCTGAATCGCTGGCGGACCTGGGGGTCTCGACCTGGATCCTCACGAGCTCGGCCGGAGCGGTATCGCGGAGCCTTGCCGTGGGTGACGCCGTGGTTTTCCGCGACCATGTGAACCTCTCGGGATGCGTGCCTGATGTGCGTTCGCGCATACCATCCCCGCTTTACTCGATGCCGCTGAGGAGGATCGCAGCCGAAGCGGCGGGGCGCACCGGGGCGCGCGTTTCCGAAGGGCTCTTCGCCTGCGTCTCGGGCCCAGCATACGAGACAGTCGCCGAACTCGACCTGCTGCGGCGGATGGGGGTCGACGCCGTATCCATGTCCACGGCGCCCGAGGCGCTGGCGCTTGCCGCCCGCGGATGCGATGTTCTCGGCCTCGCTTTCGTGACGAACACCTGCGGGCCGGGCGAGGAGGTCACCCACCAGGCCGTCCTGGACGCGCAGGGGATCATACGATCGAGCCTCGGGCCATTCCTCGGGGCTCTTCTCGGGGGGGCCGCCGCACATGCGCTACGCTGA
- a CDS encoding SUMF1/EgtB/PvdO family nonheme iron enzyme, with product MKPPAPLCAAAAALALLAVLQSAGCGGGTAAGPAGSDPVESDTVFIQLEGGEFVTSEGDIVLIQPFELMETEVSNRLYVWLADEAGLDLPPDPGFPAMEYYLTAMPDYPVVNVSALEAEQACAVLGGRLPTLAEMEYAASIGLSGPSAGLFPWGTLDPEDAEFPANYLASDDWDLRNQDGYLFTAPVGSFPRNPAGLADLAGNVAELTRPSDSICTVFGGSWLSPSDDLRIGTWSTIYEGDRARHIGFRIAR from the coding sequence ATGAAGCCCCCGGCTCCGCTCTGCGCGGCTGCGGCCGCCCTCGCGCTGCTGGCTGTCCTGCAGTCGGCAGGCTGCGGCGGCGGCACGGCCGCCGGACCGGCCGGTTCCGATCCGGTCGAGTCCGACACCGTCTTCATACAGCTCGAGGGTGGCGAGTTCGTCACGTCCGAGGGCGACATAGTGCTGATCCAGCCCTTCGAGCTCATGGAGACCGAGGTGTCGAACCGGCTCTACGTCTGGCTCGCGGACGAAGCGGGCCTCGATCTGCCGCCCGATCCCGGGTTCCCCGCGATGGAGTACTACCTGACCGCCATGCCCGACTATCCCGTAGTCAACGTCTCCGCTCTCGAGGCGGAGCAGGCGTGCGCCGTGCTCGGAGGCAGGCTCCCGACTCTGGCGGAGATGGAGTACGCCGCGTCCATCGGCCTTTCCGGGCCGTCGGCGGGGCTCTTCCCCTGGGGGACGCTGGATCCGGAGGATGCGGAGTTCCCCGCCAACTACCTCGCATCCGACGACTGGGACCTGAGGAACCAGGACGGCTACCTCTTCACTGCGCCGGTGGGTTCGTTCCCGCGGAACCCTGCGGGCCTGGCGGATCTCGCCGGCAACGTGGCGGAGCTCACCAGGCCGTCCGACAGCATCTGCACGGTGTTCGGCGGCTCGTGGCTCTCTCCGTCGGACGACTTGAGAATCGGCACCTGGTCGACCATCTACGAGGGCGACAGAGCCCGCCACATCGGCTTCCGCATCGCCCGCTGA